Genomic segment of bacterium:
AGGAGATCATCCAGAATGAGACCAGCGAGGTTCTGGAGATCGAACCGCAGGGGAAAGACCTTGCCCAGCGCGTTTTTTGGACGATCATGCTGGGCGATTTTTTAAGCTATCACCTGGCAGTAAAAACGGGCATCGATCCAATGCCCGTCAAACGCATAGAATACCTGAAAAAACGCCTGTCGGCTGAATGACAACGCCAGCCGACCACCCTCTTCTAATCCCGCCTCATGACGGGTATCGCAATCTCAGATCATACCAGATGGCTGAGATCGTTTTTGATGCCACGGTCGCGTTCTGCGACCGCTTTATCGACCGCCGGTCCCGCATCCATGACCAGATTGTACAGGCAGCGAGAAACGGCAAGCAGAACATCGCCGAAGGCAGTACGGCTTCTGGTACTTCGAAAAAAACTGAACTCAAGTTGATCGGGATCGCGCGGGCGAGCCTGGAGGAATTGCTGAATGATTATCAGGATTTTCTGCGGCAACGAAATTTAGAACTTTGGACTAAAGATCACGTTAAGGCAACGGAAATTCGCGCCCTTGCGCAAAAAAAAGATAGGTCCTATAGGACTTATAAGACCTATATGTCCTTTAAAAAATCTATCTTACCTTAACAGCTTTTTGAACGATCTTGTTGTCGATCTGAATGAAGTAGACGCCGGGCTTGAGCTGGTCGGGCGTCACCACTTGGCCCATGATGTCGAAGACCTTGCATATTTTGTCCTTTGGTAAGTACACAGGTCCACTAATGATAGTAGCATTTTGATCATCGTGCATAACAAAACTGAGATTACTTTCTTTAATTCCGTGTACGTTCCATTGGCATCGGTCTTTATAAGATAAACATCGCCATTACCAGCACCATAAGACTCGGTTGCTCCTGCGATAACATAACAACCATCAATGGTGCGATTAACAGAATGACCATGATCATTCGAGCCGTCACCAAAAGTTCTGGTCCAAACCGTATCCCCGAAGGAATCGGTTTTCAGCAACCAGACATCACAGTTGCCCGCACCACTTGTTGCGTAATTTACCATTTAAAGATCATAGTCAATATTTATTTTTTGTCAATGATACGCCATTGGACTGTTATTCCCTCTTATTTTATCTGTCTTTCGGCACACCCACCGGTATGATGTAAAGAGGATCTTCATAATCTTTTAGCTTCAAAATTTCCTTCAACCTACTATCCTTAAAAGCGCCGACCGGAACCGAGCCCAGGCCGAGCGCAGCCGCTTCAAGGTGGATGTTTTGAGCGCAGTGACCGACTTCATTGCCGATATACCGGAATCCCCGTTCGCCGTAGCGCTGCGTTGTCCGTTCCGGCACCGCCGTGATGATTATCACCGCTCCCGCGTCGGCAATGAACATCTGGCTCGATGCCGCTTCTGCGATTTTCTTTCTCAAATCAAAAGCGATCTCCTTTTTCAAGGTGTGTTTTTCAACCGTATAGCGGAACACGCCTTCCTTGACGGCAACCAAAATCTCCAGTGGGTAAGTCGCGCCGGCGCTGGGTGTTGCTCTGAACCCTGCTGCCGTGTCCGTGATGCCCTGCGCTGCCCAGAGAATGTTGGACAACTGCTGACCGGTCAGCGCCTTGGGCAGGAAAGTTCTTACCGAACGGCGCGTCTGAATACACTCTTCGATCGATTTATTAGTGAACACCGGCGATGGCAAAATCATTGCGGAATCCTCCTTCATCTGGCTGACAAAGAAAAAAATTAGTGAAAAGATCATGCGCCTCCTTATGTTATCTTAAATTATAAAATAGTACTGTTACTACGGTCAACCCAATATCTTTTTCATCGCCCTTGCCGTGTTGCAGTGGATCTCGACCGTGTCGTTTAAATCCTCGGCATACCCGCCGCCCAGGACCGCGGCGACCGGAATGCCGTTCTCGCGCGCCCGCCCGACCACCATTTCGTCGCGTTTGATCAGGCCTGCGATCGTCAGCTTGAGGTTGCCGAGCTGGTCGAACATGTAAGGATCGGCGCCGGCCAGGTAAATGATAAGTTCCGGCTTGAATTCCTTGATGACCGTCGTAAGCGCGCCGTCCAGATCTTTTAGGTATTCATCGTCACCGGTGTTGAAATCAAGCCCGATATCGAGGTTTGACCTTTCCTTTTTCGGGTAGAGGTGCTCCTGGTGTATGGAAAATGTGAAGACCCGATCTTCGTGCTCGAAAAATTTCGCGGTTCCGTTGCCCTGATGAAGGTCGCAATCGACGACCGCGATCTTTTTTACTCCGTTTTCCAGCATGCGCACCGCGGCGTAGCAGATGTCGTTCAGATAGCAGAACCCTTCGGCGTGGTCGGGAAAAGCGTGATGGAAACCGCCGCCGATGTGGTAGCAGCCCCCGCAGTCCATGGCCGCCTGCGCGGCCTGGTAAGAGCCGTCGCAGCAAAGCATCTGGGCTTCGATAATGACCTGTGTTACCGGCATTTCCGACGGGAACGTGCGGATCGTGGTCCGGAGATGCACGAGATCGTCAAGGTACTCGCGCGCGACGATCCTCAGCAGGTCCTTTTTGTCCGGCATTGCCGGCGCCACGACGTTATTCGCGGTAATGATCTTCTCGGCTGCCAGCCGGTCGTGGATCAACCGGTATTTGTTGGTCGGAAAAACGTGGTCCCCGATTTCGGCGTTATAAAGGTTTGAATATACAAATTTCGTTTCAAGCCTCAAGGCCGCATGAACGTACGAACACGTCGCGGACATAGTTGTTCATGCGCCGCAGTCTTTCAATAAGCTGCCTTGTCACGTATTTGTAAAACCCAATGCCGATATTGGGGAAACTTTTGCAGAGGTCATCGAATGCCTTTTTATCGATCACGCCGACGGTCGTTCTTTTCATGCAACGCGCCGTTGCCGAACGAGGGCTGGGATTGAGGAAAGCAAACTCGCCGAATATCTCGCTGAGTTTGACCGGGTAGATCGTCGTTTCACCGAGCTGCGGTGCCAGTTTTATCTGAAGGTCGACCGCTCCCTTCAGCAGGATATACAGTTCGGTAGACTCGTCTCCCTGGTTGAAGATGATGTCGCCATCTTCAAAATCCTTTTCGATGACTAATTTGGCAAGCTCCTCCCATTCAAAATCCTTAAGCTCGCCGAACATCTTGAGTTCTTTTACGCAGTTCTGGTCCATGCGTAATCATACCGAGATTGCTGTTTTTGTCAATGCCTACCGGGCTTGACAAAAATTAGTATCGGGTTATAATTACCGGCGTGTTCAAATTGTAAAAGGAGGAGTGATGGGAAAAGTCATACTAAAGGTATTGACGGCTATTTGTATTCTTTTTATCCTGCCAGTCATGCTCAATGGCGCCAAGGTAGGCGTCCTGCGCTTTAAAGGTATAAATGTCATAAATGAAACTGCCAGCGCGGTGTCGGAGCTTTTGGTCAGCGAACTGGCAACTTACGGTCACCAAGTTCTTAACCCGGACGCCCTTGACGCGGCGGTCGGCGAGAAAATAAGCTGTTATGAGGCCACCTGCGCGGCCGAGGCCGGGTTCAAGGCAAAGGTGGAGCGCATGATATTCGGATCGATCTCGAAATTCGGCGAGAAATATGTGGTCCAGGTGACCGTGGTCAGCGTCGCGACCAGCGAGGTTCTGTGGACCGGGAGCGCGTCGTCGAAGACCGCCGAGGACATGGACACGGTGATCAAGCGGATCGCCAAGGCAATTGCCGAGGGCAAAAAAGTGGATGAGGGAGCCGAAGTCGGGATGATCACCGAACAGGAGATCACGACCGAATCCAGGAGAAAAGAAGGATTCTACTCGACGGGCGGCGGCTTCATTTTCGGATTTCCTATGGGCGGCTATGCCGGAGCAAACTCGCTGATGGGTTTTGCCTGGCTTAACTGCTTTGAGACCAAGAACTTCATGATCCAGGTCAATATGCCCTATCTATGGTCCTTGGGCGCTCAAGCCATCGGGTCAGGAACAGAGCCT
This window contains:
- a CDS encoding SIS domain-containing protein; protein product: EIIQNETSEVLEIEPQGKDLAQRVFWTIMLGDFLSYHLAVKTGIDPMPVKRIEYLKKRLSAE
- a CDS encoding SagB/ThcOx family dehydrogenase, which gives rise to MIFSLIFFFVSQMKEDSAMILPSPVFTNKSIEECIQTRRSVRTFLPKALTGQQLSNILWAAQGITDTAAGFRATPSAGATYPLEILVAVKEGVFRYTVEKHTLKKEIAFDLRKKIAEAASSQMFIADAGAVIIITAVPERTTQRYGERGFRYIGNEVGHCAQNIHLEAAALGLGSVPVGAFKDSRLKEILKLKDYEDPLYIIPVGVPKDR
- a CDS encoding histone deacetylase is translated as MSATCSYVHAALRLETKFVYSNLYNAEIGDHVFPTNKYRLIHDRLAAEKIITANNVVAPAMPDKKDLLRIVAREYLDDLVHLRTTIRTFPSEMPVTQVIIEAQMLCCDGSYQAAQAAMDCGGCYHIGGGFHHAFPDHAEGFCYLNDICYAAVRMLENGVKKIAVVDCDLHQGNGTAKFFEHEDRVFTFSIHQEHLYPKKERSNLDIGLDFNTGDDEYLKDLDGALTTVIKEFKPELIIYLAGADPYMFDQLGNLKLTIAGLIKRDEMVVGRARENGIPVAAVLGGGYAEDLNDTVEIHCNTARAMKKILG
- a CDS encoding cyclic nucleotide-binding domain-containing protein → MDQNCVKELKMFGELKDFEWEELAKLVIEKDFEDGDIIFNQGDESTELYILLKGAVDLQIKLAPQLGETTIYPVKLSEIFGEFAFLNPSPRSATARCMKRTTVGVIDKKAFDDLCKSFPNIGIGFYKYVTRQLIERLRRMNNYVRDVFVRSCGLEA